In Verrucomicrobiota bacterium, the sequence CACCACATCGGCCCGGCCCCATTGTTGGCGGGCGTGAACGTGTAAACGTCCTCCTCAACTTCCACGACAGGCCGGATTGCTTTCGCGGCGGCCAGCGTGGAGGAGGCCGACACCAACAAAGGAGGAATCAGCAGCAGAGCTTTCATGCGAAGGAAGCTACTCTGTCGGGCTTACTGCGTCACGGGTTTCCGGCGCGATGTGCACACTTCTCGAACTGTGCCCAGAACCCAGGTCGAAGAATTGCCTTCTCCTGCCGCTCGGCTGCTGGCATAAGGCGCGGCACACTGTTATGCCTCATCTACCAAGACTGCTTGCGTTGTCCATTTTCCTCGCTGCCGCAGGTTGCCTTTCGCCTACGAATGAGACCGCTCTCCGGGCGCCGTTCGATGGACCGGGACCGCAAGGCGATGGTTCCGTGCTGCTGCCGAATCAGTGGTTTCTCCGTTCGGTCGGACGGCAGATCCTCCTGGGCGATTTCCCGGTCAACATCGCGCTGCATCCGGGCGGCCGGCATGCGGCGGTGTTGCACAGCGGCCATGGGCAACATGAAATCGTCGTCGTCGATGTGACCGCGTCGAAGATCATCTCACGAGCCAACCTGGAGGAGAGCTTTTACGGAATCGAGTTTTCAAGCGATGGCAAAACGCTTTTCTGCAGCGGCGCGGGCGACGAAGTGATTCACCGGTTTTCCTTCGCCGGCGGGTTTCTGAACGACCCGCAAACGGTCAAACTCCGCGAAGGGAACGAGCGGGGAATTCCCGCGGGATTGGCCATCACCCAGGACGCAACGAAGTTATTCGTGGCGAACCTGTGGGGGCACCGCGTCAGCGAAGTGGATGTTCCGAACCGGATCAACGCGGGTGATATTTTGCTGGGCACGAACGCCGCTCCGACTTTGGCGAGCAGCCCTGCGAGCCCGGCGGGTTCCGATCAAGATGCCATCACGAAGCGCGCCGAGGCGCTCCTGGATCAAACGACTTCGGCAGACCCGTTTCCGTATGACTGTGTGCTCGACGAGAAACGCGGCCGGCTTTACGTGAGCTTGTGGGCCCAATCCTCGGTCGCCGTCATGGACCTGAAGAGCACCAAAACCGTCCTCGCTCGCTGGTCCACCGACCCACACCCCAATGAAATGGTCTTGTCCAAATCGGGCGCGCATTTGTTCGTCGCCAACGCGAATCACAACACGATCAGCGTGATCGATACGGCAAGCGGGCGAACGGTGGAATCGCTCGTCGCCGAGCTTCGTCCCAATTCCCCGCCGGGGTCCACACCGAACAGCCTGGCGCTCTCGCCGGACGAGAAGTTCTTGTTCGTGGCGAATGCCAACATCAACGCGCTGGCCGTGTTCGACGTGTCCGCGATTGGCAAAAGCCGGTCGCTCGGATTCATTCCCGTGGGCTGGTATCCGACCTCGGTTCGAGTGACCCCCGACGGCAAACGCTTGTTGGTGGCGAACGGGAAGGGAATCATTCCCAAGGCCAATCGCTACGGTCCGCAGCCGGGCCGAGACGCGCCGACTACGGTCCGCGAGTACATCGGCGGGCTGTTTCGCGGGACCCTCAGCGTCATCGACCTTCCTGGACGCGAGCGGTTCGAGGAACAGATGAAGCAATACACCGCCCAGGCATATCGTTGCATGCCACGAGCAGAGCGGATCGTGAACTCCGCGGAGTTCGACCGCAATCCCGTGCCGCGAAAAATCGGCGACCCATCCCCGATCAAATATTGCATCTACATCATCAAGGAGAACCGAACTTACGATCAGATCCTCGGCGACATGCCGGAAGGCAATGGCGATCCGTCGCTGTGCCTTTTTCCGGAGCGCGTCACGCCCAACCACCACCAGCTCGCCCGTGAATTCGTGCTCCTGGACAATTTTTACGTGGAAAGCGAAGTCAGCGCGGATGGCCACGAATGGACGATGGGAGCATACGCGACCGACTTCGTGGAAAAATCGTGGCCGCTCAGTTATGGACACAACCGGCACAAGAAGTATCCGTATCCCGCCGAGGGGAATTTCGCCATCGCCCGGCCGGCGGGCGGATATCTCTGGGACCGGGCGCGGGAAGCGGGGGTGAGCTACTTCAGTTTCGGCGAGTTCATCAACAACGGCGCCACGCCGGACCAACCCGGCACGTCGCGTGTGGCCGTCCTGCAAGGTCATTTCGATCCGTGGTACCGCGGTTTCGACATGGACTATCCCGACTCCAAGCGCGCCGACCGGTTCATTGCCGAGTTGAACCGCTTCGAGCGCGAGGGCGCGATGCCGCGCCTCGTGGTGGTGCGTCTGCCGAATGATCATACCTCCGGAACTTCCGTGGGCAAACCGACGCCGACTGCCTACATGGGAGACAATGATCTGGCGTTGGGCCGCGTGGTCGAGGCGGTCACGCGCTCGAAGTTCTGGCCGCAGACGGCGATTTTCGTGGTGGAGGATGACGCGCAGAACGGCCCGGATCACGTCGATGCGCATCGCACCCTCGCGTATGTGATCAGCCCGTATGTGAAGCGCGCGTCGGTCGATTCCACGATGTACTCGACCGCCAGCATGCTGCGGACGATGGAATTGATCTTGGGCTTGAAACCGATGTCTCAATTCGACGCCTCCGCCATGCCGATGTTCCGGTGCTTCCAGCCGAAGCCGGATTTTCGGCCTTACACGGCGCGGCCGGTCACGGTGGACTTGAACGAGAAGAACGCGAAGACGGCCTGGGGAAACAAACTTTCGGAGCAGATGGATTTCACGAAGGAGGACGTCGCCGACGATCTCCTGTTGAACGAAGTCGTCTGGCGCTCCGTGCGCGGCCCGGATTCCCCCATGCCCGCGCCCAAGCGCGCCGCGTTCGTCTTCGGCAAAGGCGGGGATAAAGACGACGATTGATTTGGACAAGAATCGGGGTTGTCTCCGGAGCCGAAGTGAGTAGACTGTCGGCGGCTTGAGCGCCGAACAAATGAGACGAGTGGACATCGCCAGATCACAAGGCGGCTTTTTACCGGGAGCGAGAATGCGGATTTTCACGTTATCTCTGTTGTTGCTGGCCTTCGGGCAGGCCGCGTTCCCGGCCAGAGCGGCCTTCGTGCACGTCGGGGAGGTCGCGGCGGACCTGACCCTGAAAAAGCGCAAAACCGGCGAGACCGTCAGCTTGAGAGATTTTGCCGGGAAAGTGATTTTTCTCGATCTCTTCGCGTATTGGTGAGGGTCCTGCAAGTTGCTCTCGCCGGTCGTCGAGAAAGACATCAACGAATATTACAAA encodes:
- a CDS encoding YncE family protein, coding for MPHLPRLLALSIFLAAAGCLSPTNETALRAPFDGPGPQGDGSVLLPNQWFLRSVGRQILLGDFPVNIALHPGGRHAAVLHSGHGQHEIVVVDVTASKIISRANLEESFYGIEFSSDGKTLFCSGAGDEVIHRFSFAGGFLNDPQTVKLREGNERGIPAGLAITQDATKLFVANLWGHRVSEVDVPNRINAGDILLGTNAAPTLASSPASPAGSDQDAITKRAEALLDQTTSADPFPYDCVLDEKRGRLYVSLWAQSSVAVMDLKSTKTVLARWSTDPHPNEMVLSKSGAHLFVANANHNTISVIDTASGRTVESLVAELRPNSPPGSTPNSLALSPDEKFLFVANANINALAVFDVSAIGKSRSLGFIPVGWYPTSVRVTPDGKRLLVANGKGIIPKANRYGPQPGRDAPTTVREYIGGLFRGTLSVIDLPGRERFEEQMKQYTAQAYRCMPRAERIVNSAEFDRNPVPRKIGDPSPIKYCIYIIKENRTYDQILGDMPEGNGDPSLCLFPERVTPNHHQLAREFVLLDNFYVESEVSADGHEWTMGAYATDFVEKSWPLSYGHNRHKKYPYPAEGNFAIARPAGGYLWDRAREAGVSYFSFGEFINNGATPDQPGTSRVAVLQGHFDPWYRGFDMDYPDSKRADRFIAELNRFEREGAMPRLVVVRLPNDHTSGTSVGKPTPTAYMGDNDLALGRVVEAVTRSKFWPQTAIFVVEDDAQNGPDHVDAHRTLAYVISPYVKRASVDSTMYSTASMLRTMELILGLKPMSQFDASAMPMFRCFQPKPDFRPYTARPVTVDLNEKNAKTAWGNKLSEQMDFTKEDVADDLLLNEVVWRSVRGPDSPMPAPKRAAFVFGKGGDKDDD